The Anguilla rostrata isolate EN2019 chromosome 2, ASM1855537v3, whole genome shotgun sequence genome contains the following window.
CGCCACGGTTGACCGAGTCCTGCTCTAGTATTTCGGTTTGTCAATTCTGAGTTGAGTAGATCCGAGTGTTGTGCACACTGTGGGTAGGTAACCAAAACAAGCAAGAACCGCTCAGCTTGAACAGCACTTTTAATGAAGTGTGATCGGTAGTTGGTCACACCAgctatttattttggtttgagGCTCTCATTGCCGGGAAATCTCCAGCACTGTGGGACTTTGAAGCTTGGAATAGTATGACAGGTGAAGTTAGCATCGTGTCATCAATCACTGCCCAATGGAAAGATTTGGTTCCTTATAGTAGAATACTATTTGTTGAAGGCCTTGACACCACCTGATAGCTCCACCCATCCGTGACTCTTGAAGCATGTCTCTCCACTTGCTAGTCTCCATGTGGCacaagtgaaaatgtaaatacgGTCGCTCACCAAAGTAAAAcgcattctctcttttttttttccatttctttatttaaaccaTTTATGGGTCACCATTTTAGTGACAGGTGAACTCAGAGAAAATGAATTTGTAGCCACATTTTTACCCAATGTGAATGTTTTGAGAACAATGAGAACACGTTGTACGCTGGGTTCCTCCCATTAACTGTGAGCTGTGGTGGTGGGCTCTTGGGGTAAAAGGGTCTTGCTTCAGAAAGGACCTGGAGGCGTCGTTGTTACCCTCATCTTGCTGTGTTGTCTGGATTAAACTTTTGGAAATATTACATGCAGAACTGTCACCATCTGCTTCTCACACAGGGCGGCCATGGTGCTCATGTGattgcagtgtgtttcagggcAAACAAGCTATGCTTTCATTAGCCACCTACCGACTTATTAGACGAGGAAGCCCTAATGATGTGTTGAATCACATTATGGATTCGAAAAATAATAGTGGGTAGTGGATACTGAGAAAGGCTGTAGGCCTAgtccaataaaaacacaacgtTTAACTTTAATTTGTCTTAATATAATGTCTTAAAATGACTAGTGAAAATtagtttttcttcaaattagtttatgaaatgtaatgaaacattACTTAAACTGATACAATAAGAGCTCTCTCCATTCAGTAGATCGGTGGAGTGGGTTTGTTGGTGAATCAAATTCTTTAAATGCTATTGTTatttcaaccaacaaaattagtTTTCAAGTGAACTAGTTTCAAATTAGCTGTGATTACTGTACCTACACCTCAGAAGGTCTGTCTTAACATGTGTTTTAGGCTTgtaatgataaattaaattaaaatcttatcaagtagaaaatattagcttgttttgttttcgtcATTTTTTACGTAACAGGTGAAACCTGTCTTTCCCCACTGGCAAATCTTCAAATTAgtaaaactgtctcacctcattacCAATCTTTTTGTcctatttaacaaacaaaaaaaaagtaatggaaataacATTCTGAGTATGAAGTTAATTGTATGGGCATCACACATCACTACAGTGTGTCGCATCAGACTACAGTGAACAGGGTGTGAACGGCCGCGTGCTAACCACTTCAGCGTCACTGTCCGAGGAAGTCAAGACAAGTCAACAGACAACGTAAGGAAAGCATTGCAGTGGCTGCTCGAGTCAGACCTAGATATTTCTGTGATTAATAAAGTTGTCCGGGTGACTGATCAGGAAGCAAACCGTGTTGCTGCTCTTTGGCCCTAGGTTATttgcacaaattaaaatggcaaaaatcaacagagaaaataatatatatatatactttttttttaaactgatgatACCGCAAAGGCCAATAATACCAACATGTGATCAGCAAAGCAGTGTTTGTAAATAATATGttcagaatattattattaaaccaCCAGACTGgctaaataaagattaaattaataaattgcaTTGCCATCAAAATTATATCAACCTCAGCTATCAGGAATATAAAGAAGTCGATATCACGCATCATTGTAGCTTAATAATCGCTCCTAATGATAACTAAAAAGAGCAGTGTGGAATGCAGAGGTTGaacggtttatttatttgttatcaTTTATATAACGTTGACATGTGATATGTGTTCTGAtcattgcaaagaaaaaaaacgtagtCTTtccataaaagaaaaataaaataaataaaatcttgtAAATACAGTAACTAcggctgtatttttttttaaagattcctGTTATGTAACAATTGAACAAAGGAAAATCGAATCGCTGCGGATAAGAAAACGTTCATCTATAGAGGTTCCTTTCCGCGCATGCGCTAAAACTGCACGCCTGCAGCTAGGTGAATCTCGGCTTCACTGCCTGGCACCTCCTACCCAGTTCCTATTGTCGTTACTATCATTGCATACGGCGAGCATAATAAAGCAAAACTCTGGAAGCAAGcccctttattttttatttttttgtggatttttgatATAATTTCATCGCCCAGTATGGCAAAGTGGATGACCCTATCCGAGGTTCTGCAGATTTGGAGGCGTGAGTTTGAAAGAGAGAGCTACGGAGACTCACAAGCTCAGAGCATGGGCGTCGCTATCGACATGTAAGCATTTGTGGTAGTTATAACCATATGATGCATTTTACGTCTTTTACACAGTTATATGCAATTTGCTGCAGGGAGGCGTAATGTGTTGCATCGCTGATAATCTTATGTTACATTATGATGTGTAGGCCTATCATCGAGGGGCCAGGTAGCAGGTAGCTAACTTGCCCTTTTGGATCACTCAGCCTGGTTCGTTTTGCATTAACCATACCGTCGAAGGTGCATTAATAAGGCGATCTTACAGACGTTAAAACGTGATTATAAATTGCATATTTTGGTTGCATGTATGCACAAGTCGACCTTAAATGGGAATTTCGCCGAAAAAAGCAGACTTTATTTACAATGCACGTGCTGTCCCACATAAAGCACATGCAGTTTTGCACAATGTGATTGCACCATGTGTGAGAGCTAGTGTCTGAATTTGAGTTATGTTATCTTCTTGATGTCATTGTAGTACACCAcatatttgcattgtttttgcatgcagtttatttatttattgctatttACAAGTCAGTGgaattatataaatgcattgcttACAACTTTATCAagagacatttttcttttcataaaatatagACTACTAGTGAAGTTAGTAAGGTGAATTATATAGGCTGCTTATGACAGCGCAATCATACAGTTTGGATAATTAGAACAAAGCAGTACAACCAACAAATAGTCTTAGTGAAAATCTTGTCAGTTAGGCTACTCAGGGTATGGTATGAACACCTACCAAATGGCTGTGGTGGGTAAAATTGTCAAGTCAACTTCTATGGCGGtgggttgttttttgttgtatttaacaaatagcctacatattttttttaaataaaatgcattggaTTTCTATTATTGGTTTGCTTACAGATTTGAATGTCACTCATACAATCCAAAGTCAATGCCACTGGCCATAGGCGATGTGCCATTTTGATCTACTGTCAAGACTTGACTCTTGCTGAATTGGTTGGTGCCCACCAATTATACAAAAATGCACCCGAACATGCCCGGCGACTCTTCACATGATGCTACGTGCTCTTGTAAGAGGATAGTGTGCAAACACACAATGTGTGGAGAGATTTAGGCTACCTGGAATCTTTCAgcctcctgaaaaaaaaaaagccatgaaGCTGAAGATACAGGgaacaataagaaaaagaggTGCTTCAAACTTTAACGTTAAACTTCATGCATTTGTACCACCTTTCGTACAACAGATTTGCAGCCCAAATATAGGTTAATTACATTAACAATAGAATTAGACCAGGAGTAGGCTATATTGTAGGCCTTAATAAAGTTAAATTGACAATgtaaaattaatgcattttatataaaaaatatagtaTAATTTAAAAGTATAGCACTGAATTTCAAAAGCAAAcgtaaaaagcaaaaaataaatgaatgcaatgttaCAATGCATATAGAGTAACAACAAATGAcagcacagtttaaaaaaaattaaaaaaaaacactggttcAATTCAAATGTTGAAAGCCatcaaaaataagtaaataaacttTCTTTagttgtgattttaaaaacaaaagttgaTGGTGATTGAACTGACGTTGAGTTGACGTCTTTTGGACACGTTTTTGCTGAGCGTGAATAAAATCTACTGCCGTGTAAGTAGAAAGGAATTTAGCCTATGTCTAGAAATTACCAAAAGAATGAGGAATGAGTGGTGTTGTGTTGGGATCCGTTGGATTTCAAGTCAGTTATGTTTACCccccaaaaattttttttagcattttttaaagggTATCCTCAACATAGTAATGGTGTAACGTAGTTAAAGCAAAATAAGAATTTCACGAGCAAATGGCAATTATAGTCCACATTTGAAATGGTATTGATGTTGGTTTTGAAATAGCAGAGAGATCAAGGTTCAAAAATCCCTGTTTTACATTGGAGAGCTGACCAACGCTAACATACACTGAGTGCTACCACACTCTGTGTAATGCGCTGAAGGAATATGTCCAGTACACCCTGGTTTTGATGTTATTAATATCATAGCTTGGTACACTGTCATAGGACGTTTCTGATTCATTGTTGACTGTTGGGACACATTGTGCATAAACTCTGCATAACACTCAATTGGAAGGCCATTTCCTTCAGGAGCCTTTCTTTCTTATTGGAAACTTCAAAATGGCGACTTTCAGTTTTTCGGGTTTAATCTCAGCTCTTAATTAAATTGGTTCTAGTCTAAGTCCATTAAGTctattaaacaattaaacatatCCATCTTCCAAGAACTCCAATCTGGATTGCACAGCCATACATTCAGGCTCTAGGCTCCTTGCAGCACGTTGGGAGTCTAGCTGAAAACGTTTAGCAGTTTGGCGTCCAACAGTCGTCTCTTAACCATCAATTTATTACAAGGTATGCAAACCGAAGAAAGGATAAATGTCAGtaatctttattttatgttttcaagGTACACTTTGTTTTCAGTGTGGCGGTCTAAATGCACAGCCCGTTCCCCCTGCACCGCCTGCTCTGGTCAGTGTCTGGctccgttgccatggtgatatATCGACCTCTTTTTGCATGCAGCGccgattttttaaattctgaactTTGAAACATAGTTTTGTGCTTGCGTACTACTGGTAtgttggctaactagctagccagctcACAGTGGTGAATTACACTAGATAGCTAAtatttgctagctagctaagctagCTATGTACCTGGCAGTTGTGATTTACCTACCTAACATTAGCTGTTGGTACCAAAATGTATTGACTATAAACGTAGCTTCACAAGGGTaccaaactagctagctagctggcagcTGTGAATTACACTATATAGTATAACAATTGCTAGCTAGATAACATTTGCTAGCTAGGTGGATACACTTACAAACCTTGTGAAACAAATAAGGCAGTTAGGATATTAGTCTGGAAAATGTCTAGATCACTAGAgctaactacctagctagctatgtaCCTACTAGTTCTGATGTATGGCAAATGATAGCCATAGGTACCAAATTATAGCTAGCTCTCGAGAGGTTGACGCTAAAGATTTGCCTGTGAACATTGGGTTGCGACATATGTAGCTATAGCTATTAAATTATTTAGCCAGCAGCCAACAGGCTAGTAGTGGGCAAGATTGTGAATAAGCACATATGCAAAGTGCTATCCAATAAGAGGTCTACACATCACAATGTGATGGATCCGGATATTGATTGGAGCAGGCTGTGCAGTGGCAGCAGGCTGTGCAGAACAGAGGCGAGGGCTGTGAACGCGACATAAAGGTGTTATTCTGGTACGCGCACACCATCATGAAGAAAGGCAGTTCGTCCTCTGTCTTCACTCGGATGTGCGAGTAAGTAATCATTTTGAATTATTAGCCAATGCTTTCTGTTGGAAAATACGTTTGATTATATTACAGTCGCTAGTTGGTTAGATATGTGATTGCGCGCTACAGTGGCTAAGGTAGTTAAACAAagagacaacaacaaaaaaaaaaacatttatggtCATTAATCTTGTAGCAGACTCTTGTTCTTGTGAGGAGAATGGGCTTGAAGTGGTCATGTCCTCGCAAATCGGGTAATACATTTTGCTTGTTTGGTAGGGTTGATGAAAGCATAGGCATAGATATTGGTGGGACCTACAGAACCGCCAGTCATTTGTGCGTTAGCAGCTCAGACAAGTGTTCGCTAGAGCTAAGTCCCTATCAGTCTGATGGCTCAGTTGACAGCGTTGTGAAGGAGAAATAACTTGGTTTACATGGACAGCTGCAGCGCTGGACGAGTAGATGTGAAATTCTTTTGGTATCCAGTTCGCTACCAAATCCCAGTTCTGAGAAAAATAACGAACGCCATCTTCTCCAGGATGGATGTATGTATGCAGCCGATAGAAAACAGGAGGGCGGAAGGGCGAATTAGTAAGCTTGTCCCTCCAGTGGTGCTGCAGTTACGGCTGGGGCAAAGTCCAGCGTACTGCCCCGGCTGCGTGGGGAAAGGTCCTGCGTCATGTGTACTGTATAGCCCATAGATTAGAGCTTGCATGCAAGggctctatttaaaaaaaaaaaatgaaataaaaacagcagtctCTTGTTAACAGAAGAGGAACCACTCGGTTGCCTTTACGCATTTTTGCTCATTAGGGAAAATTTAAAGGCAGACTTCTAAGTACTCTGTCAAAATCCACACATACCCGATGGTATGCTGTGGCCTATCTACTGAGAGCCTTGCACCACTTTCTCTGGGGATTTCAGGTACCTAGGGCAGGTAGCTTATCTGCAGTGATAAATGCATATTCTATCCTTGAACCTGCAATGCATCTGTTAACCTTTATATTCAAATAATGTCTTGCGTTAATTGTAATGTGGTTTtcttttatgtttatttgtataCCAGATTCAGTGACCCAGatgctacagcacagagaggtagcaCAGTGGGGACTATCTGCTGTTTTTCACACGACAACCTGACCCTCCTCGGCAAGATGCCAGTCGTGTTCCAGAGGGAAACTGTGATGATTCCAGACCAGTggaccttgaaaaaaaaaaaaacgctcgtGCTGGGAACAAAGGCTTGAGAACACCACCTGGGCTGATCCTTCATCTTGTAGACATTTTGCTGGGTGTCCCGGCATCCGCTGCTGACTGCGAGCGAGGTTTTAACATTACGTACGGAGGCTAAGTGATTGGAGATGCAGATTTAAGTCTGAGACAGTTTCGGATCTCCCGACCAGACGCCCTCTCCTGCAATCGCGGAATGTGACCCAACCTCTGACATTGAACTGTGGAATCGAGACTGCTTGTGGTCACGAAGACCACACTTTATGTGGTCTAGCTTCAACTTAGACATAACATTACTGACTTAGCCATTGCTTTACTGTGATGTTAATGGCAGTGGATAGCCTACATGCTACTTTATGAGAATTGTGCTTTATCTGACCTGATATTTTTTCcaataaatttcattatgcatttattgtatgtcactttggataaaagtttCTGCCAaacaaatataatgcaatgtagcTTTATGGATAGCATGATTGGAGGGGGTATGCGtagttgaaagcaatggagttgtGTCCAAAATAAAActctcttcaaagggttaatgagtGTCACTCGCTCTGTAAATTATAGAGTCTGTGTTTGTTCAAATTCCATGATTGCATTAAACACTGTGAAGCCATGACCATCATTGTGCACAATAAAATGATGTTCTAACGATCTGTGTTTTCTGAAGTGGCAGGCAAAAACTCTTGAGTGGCAGGCAGAAATTTTCATCTACCTGCCACAGTGCCTGGTGGGGagagaaattaatttcagaccTGGACCCTTCGACAAAACACTGTTCAGATTTAAAATTTGTGGAGTTCCCCTTTAATTTTAGTTGTGCCTCTGGGGAATTTTAGTTGTGATTGgaactgacatttttatttttagtttttgttattCACTCAGGGGATTACTCGGATAACTCAGGAAATTATTTTGCATATCtcatattttgtttgtcttatTGTGTTTCCACCTTATTCAGGGTTGAAGATAATTCTAGCCAAGGCAGTCCTGGACCCTCTGCTGTCTCACCTTCAACACAGCCTccacctgctgctgcttctgcaaaCCAAGACAGTCCTGGATCTTCTGCAGTCTGCCCTCCTTCAACACAGTCTccacctgctgctgcttctgcaaaCCAGGACAGTCCTGAATCTTCTGCCATTTGTCCTCCTTCAACACCGCCTCCACCTGCTGTTGCTGCTTCTGCTAGGCCAGAGAGTCCTGGTAGCCTATACAGTCCTGGCCCTTCTGTTGTCTCCCCTCCTTCAAGACTGTCTCCACCTGCTGTTGCTGCTTCTGCTAACCTAGACAGTCCTGCTAGCCTGTACAGTCCTGGCCTTTCTGTTGTCTCTTCTACTTCAACACAGTCTCcacctgctgttgctgtttctgCTAACCAAGACATTCCTGCTAGCCTGTACAGTCCTGGCCCTTCTGTTTTCTGTCCTCCTTCAACAAAGTCTCCACATCCTGTTGCTGCCCATCTCCAAAGCTCTCTGAGTAAGTGGGATTACTCCCAGTCGCCACATGGCAAAAGACGAGTAATAGACCCAGAAGCTAAGGAAGGATGGCATGACATCATCGACGAGGATAAGGAACCTGGGCAGTTCCCTGGACGCTATGCTGTCTGTACTCTGTCAAAACAGTCtctagctgctgctgctgctgcttctgctagCCCAGACAGTCATTGTCCCTCTGCTGTATCTCCTCCAACACAGTCTCTAACTGCTGCCAAtacttctgctgctgctactgacGCTCATCTCGCAAGCTCTCTGGGGAAGTGGGATAACACCAAGTTGCCACATGCTAAAAGGAGGAAAATAGACACAGAATCTGAAGAAGGATGGCATGACATTAACGATGAGGATGAGGAACCTGGGAAGTTCCCTGGACACTCTGTTGTCTTTTCTCCATCAATACGGTCTGTAGTTGCTGCTGAGGCTGCTAGCCCAGGCAGTCCTGATAGCCCATACAGTCCTGGATCTTCTTCAGTCCCTCCTCCTTTAACACAGTCTCCACCTGCTGATGCTGCTAGCCCAGAGAGTCCTGCTAGCCCGTACAGTCCTGGATCTTCTGCTGTCTCTCCTACAACGCAGTCTCCACCTGCTGTTACTGCTTCTGCTAACCTAGACAGTCCTGCTAGCCTGTACAGTCCTGGCCCTTGTGTTGTCTCTCCCCATTCAACACAGTCTCCACTTGCTGTTGTTGCTTCTGCTAACTCTGGTAGTCCTGCTAGCCTGTACAGTCCTGCCCCCTCTGCTGTCTCTCCTCCTTCAACACAGTCTCCACTTGCTGTTGCTGCTTCTGCTAACACAGATAGTCCTGCTAGCCTGTACAGTCCTGGCCCCTCTGTTGTCTCTCCTCCTTCAACACAGTCTCCACTTGCTGTTGCTGCTTCTGCTAACTCAGACAGTCCTGCTAGCCTGTACAGTCCTGGTCCTTGTGCTGTCGTCCCTCCTTCAACACAGTCTCCACCTCCTgttgctgcttctgctgctgctgcccatCTCCAAAGCTCTCTGGGGAAGTGGGATGACTCCCAGTCACCACATGCCAAAAGAAGAGTAATGGACCCAGATTCTGAGGAAGGATGGCATGACATCAACAACGAGGATGAGGAACCTGGGCAGTTACCTGGAAACTGTGCTGTCTGTTCTCCATCAACACAGTCTCTAGCtacttctgctgctgcttctgctagCCCAGACAGTCATGGACCCTCTGCTGTATCCCCCCCTTCAACACAGTTTCTAActactgctgcttctgctcACCCAGACATTCCCGGATCTTCTGATTTCGTTCCTCCTTCAACACAATATCTATTTTCTACTTCTGCTTTCCCAGACGTTTCTGGACCCGCTGGTGTCTCTCCTCCTTCAACAGAGTCTGTAGCTGCTTCTGCTAGCGCAGACAGTCCTGGACCAGCTGCTGTGTCTCTTCCTTCAACACAGTCTCCACCTGTTGTTGCTTCTGCTAGCCCAGAGAGTCCTGGGCCTtctgctgtctctcttcctTCAACTCAGTCTccccttgctgctgctgctcctgctgctgttccTCCCCGCAGAACTCCTGTGAAGAGAACAATGGGGCATGACTTCCAGTCACCACGTAGCAAAAGAAGAGTAATCGATCCCGATTATGAGGAAGGATGGCATGGCATCAACGACGAGGATGAGGAACCTCGCCAGTTCCCCTTCCACCCAAAAAGGACGCCtggagtgcagctggactgtcAACATAACTATACCCCATTGGAACTGTTCCAACTGTTCTTCAGCAAAGACACTGTGAAGATTCTCTGCCAGAACACTAATAAGAACATGGAGCGCAAGCGTCTTCAGGGGTTTCGTACAGCACATATTTTCAAAGAAGTGACTCCTGGGGACATGTCAAATTATATCTCTTTGGTCATTTACCTTGGTCTTGTGAGGCCCTCTTCTTTCCGGGACCTCTGGAGGACGGACAAACTTCATAGCCACTACTTTCCCTCCAGCGTGATGCCAGGCTACAAGTTTATGGCCATTGGTTCGTACCTTCATATGAGTGACCCGGCAGAAGACGTCCTTAATGATCAGCTCAGAGGCCAGGAAGGCTATGACCCCCTATTTCGCCTGAAGCCACTACAAAACCAGATCCTGACAGCGTGCAGGGCATACTACCACCCTTATCAGAATCTGTCCATAGATGAGCGCATGGTAGCCACGAAAGGTCGCATTGGAATTAAGCAGTTCATGAAGGATAAACCGACAAAGTGGGGCTTCAAGTTGTTTGTCCTGGCTGACAGCAAGTCGGGCTACACGTGCGACTTCAGCGTATACCAGGGGAAGGCCTTCACTCCCAGTGGGAACGGCCTGAGCTACGATGCTGTTGTGAACCTGCTCCGGGTGCCTTTCCTTGGGACAGGGTACCATCTCTTTGTGGACAACTTTTACACCAGCACAGCTCTTTTCCGCCATC
Protein-coding sequences here:
- the LOC135244461 gene encoding mucin-2-like is translated as MAKWMTLSEVLQIWRREFERESYGDSQAQSMGVAIDMVEDNSSQGSPGPSAVSPSTQPPPAAASANQDSPGSSAVCPPSTQSPPAAASANQDSPESSAICPPSTPPPPAVAASARPESPGSLYSPGPSVVSPPSRLSPPAVAASANLDSPASLYSPGLSVVSSTSTQSPPAVAVSANQDIPASLYSPGPSVFCPPSTKSPHPVAAHLQSSLSKWDYSQSPHGKRRVIDPEAKEGWHDIIDEDKEPGQFPGRYAVCTLSKQSLAAAAAASASPDSHCPSAVSPPTQSLTAANTSAAATDAHLASSLGKWDNTKLPHAKRRKIDTESEEGWHDINDEDEEPGKFPGHSVVFSPSIRSVVAAEAASPGSPDSPYSPGSSSVPPPLTQSPPADAASPESPASPYSPGSSAVSPTTQSPPAVTASANLDSPASLYSPGPCVVSPHSTQSPLAVVASANSGSPASLYSPAPSAVSPPSTQSPLAVAASANTDSPASLYSPGPSVVSPPSTQSPLAVAASANSDSPASLYSPGPCAVVPPSTQSPPPVAASAAAAHLQSSLGKWDDSQSPHAKRRVMDPDSEEGWHDINNEDEEPGQLPGNCAVCSPSTQSLATSAAASASPDSHGPSAVSPPSTQFLTTAASAHPDIPGSSDFVPPSTQYLFSTSAFPDVSGPAGVSPPSTESVAASASADSPGPAAVSLPSTQSPPVVASASPESPGPSAVSLPSTQSPLAAAAPAAVPPRRTPVKRTMGHDFQSPRSKRRVIDPDYEEGWHGINDEDEEPRQFPFHPKRTPGVQLDCQHNYTPLELFQLFFSKDTVKILCQNTNKNMERKRLQGFRTAHIFKEVTPGDMSNYISLVIYLGLVRPSSFRDLWRTDKLHSHYFPSSVMPGYKFMAIGSYLHMSDPAEDVLNDQLRGQEGYDPLFRLKPLQNQILTACRAYYHPYQNLSIDERMVATKGRIGIKQFMKDKPTKWGFKLFVLADSKSGYTCDFSVYQGKAFTPSGNGLSYDAVVNLLRVPFLGTGYHLFVDNFYTSTALFRHLHQIRYGACGTMREKLTCFPKTTVNALPKRADRGDLRWIRDGPLLYVKWKDNRDVCLCSTIHKAYSGQSVQRRVRDPNDPRSTRAVPVPDPVVQYNKYMGGVDLSDALIKYYNVNQKTMRWYKKLFLHFVDIAVVNSYIIHKELALIKGQRPMTQKQFRETLCVQLGKVGKHGSTRQEKVEEVMKMAAPKPQETVEEKKPPEVPVQKTPPFSCFPVTVTDVSGTDSRFKSTRGRRSCVLCSSRKIVNKTIYKCNSCDVPLCIVVDRICFTEWHNLKNSQAPSKM